In Flavobacteriales bacterium, the DNA window GGCGGATTTTCGGATTTCGCCTTGGGTGTGTTTCGAGCAATGGCCCCTTCGATATCTCGTGCTTGCTGTTTTATCTTCTCCTCCATTTGGCGGCTCAAGCTCGCTGGGTCACCCGTTGCGTCCTTGATCTCGCGTTGGATATCACTGGTCGCATTTCGTATCTCGCGCATGCCCTTACCCAAGGTTCGAGCCACTTCCGGGATACGCTTAGCTCCAAAAAGCAAAATGAAGACCATGAGGATGAGAAAGATCTCACCGCCGCCAAAATTGAAGATCAAAAAGATATGAGCGATCATGTCGGCAAAGATACGAATTGAACGACTGGTGGAATAATCGAGTAGACGGCCCCGCCACTAAGAGGTGACGGGGTGCGCCTCTCACACCACCGTACGTACGGGTCTCGTATAC includes these proteins:
- a CDS encoding twin-arginine translocase TatA/TatE family subunit; translation: MIAHIFLIFNFGGGEIFLILMVFILLFGAKRIPEVARTLGKGMREIRNATSDIQREIKDATGDPASLSRQMEEKIKQQARDIEGAIARNTPKAKSENPPQPDKPEKEQADHHTERSDPTVTREKGKDSASEQQGSSKDQKDSSESNMTKD